The Hypomesus transpacificus isolate Combined female chromosome 12, fHypTra1, whole genome shotgun sequence genome segment CTGCATTAGTTGGAAACACTGATGCTCTTTTGCACTATCCATTGGCATTAATGTGTTGGATTAATCAATAAAGGCAGTATCAAATGTCTattaaacaaatatttattttgtaataCTTGTTCCAAATTAAGTAATAAaaagagttaacatgtttgaaGCCACATACAGACTTGGATGAATGAGACAAGGTATTACCAGATATTCAGTTGATCAAAGTGAACTAAATACATGTCTAACTTTCAACGTTTGTAATTCCATGTACTATTGGAATGAATTAAAATAATTTATCAAAACGATTGGTGCCCTGGATTGGTAACTGAATCCAATCTGATCAAATGGAATTGGCAGTCTAAACCCACCATCAGAGGGTTAGGTCACACAGCCCCTGGTTAGCCATTGCTATTGGTCAGGtgtgcaggaggaggcaggagatggtcagtgtgtctgtgtacgtgcTTCATCAGAGTCATGGTGTTCTGGATAGGGCCGTTCTGGAGTGCTGTCCCCAGTCGCAGGGCAGTGGCGCCCCTGTCTGCCTTGGGAATCAGGTCTAGCAGCTTCTCCTGTGGGAATGGGAGGATTAGGTATACCAAGGCCATTTTTTTACTAGTCTGTGTGAGGTGTTGTATCGTACGGACGATGCTGTACAGTACAGTCATGACATACACGCTATAAACAGTACCCCTCCAACCACATTTGACACGGTGTTTAACAACAACTTGTGAACCTACAGGGTCCAAAACAAATATGCCATGATGAAATATTGGAGTTGCTATTCTTAAATATATAGGTTACGCAACAGCCTGTTGAACATAGGCTTCGTCAGCAGAATGCCTGGGCAAAATTAATGTTGAAGCATACATTCATGTTGCGGCATACAAGGTGTGAAATGACCTTCCTGTTCCCAGTCTGAGCAATGACAAGCCACTTCCTTTTCCTCTGAACACTGACTGACAACCCAGATGTTTatcggtgttgtgtgtgtgcgcatgttagGGCTGAAGAAGCAGACCCTACCTGTAGGGTTGGTTGGCTGTCTTTAcgtgggggaagaggggggagattCAGGGCTTCTCTTTGAGACAACAGTACCTTAGATAACAAAACAAGTGTTTCTTCATTTCTGAAAATACATTATGCGAAGAAGTTATGTGCCTATCTGtacatctgtgtatgtgtgtttgtgtgcgtgtgtgtacctcctGGGCCGCCTCGTTCTCTTCCAGTTGCTGTCTCAGTTTACTACACTCGTGGTCCAGGGAGGCTGTTTGTTCCTCCATCTGCTCCAGGGTGTTGACCACAGCTCTCAAGTTCTCCTtgagacacatatacacacacacacacacacttagaaagTATATCAGCACAGGAATGGTGCCTCTCCTCTTTGGCCCTTCTCTCACCTCCAGTGTGGCCAAAGTCTGCTTGCCCTGAGTGGACTTCTTGCTCTCTTCCTGGTGCTGGCGAGAGGCATGAACTATCTCTCCCCGTTTCTGGACAGGAACTGGGAGCTCCACACAACTGGCAAGGAACCTGGAACAGCGTGCTTACAGATTTAGTGTGTCTGCAGTCTGGGTTTTGCAGATGAATGCGATAGACTGTATGTTTGTGGTCACTACTTCCATTCTCACCTTTTTTTCAGAGTGTTAAGATGTTTTTGTACTTCCTCTTTCTCAGTCCTTATCCTATCTATAACAGACCTGAAGATGAGGGTTATCATCAGTCAATTGAGTTATTTGCAAATGTACAATAATGACTCCCTGCACTGGGCACTCAACTCACAGTATGGATAGATCCAACATATTTTCCAAAGCTGTAATGGAGGATACAGACATGGGCTTCCAATTCTCTTGCCCTTTGACCTTCTTAGAGGCTGAAACTGCAAACAGAAGAAAAGCCAGCACACATTCCAAATGAGTCATGAGGATAGATTTGAGGTCACACCCGCTTACCAGCATTTACCTCAGCAGGTCCCCTCTTCACTACCCACCTTTCCTCTTCTGTGGTTTAGTGTGCTTTACTTGATTGCTGGTCCCTGGCCTCTATTTGATGATGATacacaaacaaatatttaaCACAGTTGCATGTAATATTATTATAAACACAGCAGCTGTGGGATTTTATTTAAAGATTTTCACTCATGAGGTTCACCGTCTTACCAGAGGGTCTTTCTGATGACGCCGCTTCTCAGCTGGCTCCTTGCTTTTACTGTTCGGTGCCTGAGACGGGGGTCGTTGAGATCCTCGGGCAGGCTTCATTTTAACAGCCAGAAACGCTAGCTCACAGAAAGTTCCgaaatgtaggctatgtgtcgGTTCTAAGATAGCGTAACGCTAGATAGCAAATATTATACAATTCGAGATACCTAGCTACTAGTAGCAAGCTGGCTAACGTTAAAGCGAGTTTGTAAAAAGGAGGGTTAAATAACCAAAACAGTTAGCGTTAGCTAGCTTAGTAAGACTCACATGTTATGTATCTAAACGCTAAAACTAGCACGTCACATCTCTTCTTTCAATCAATCGCACTGCAATAGACTTCTCAATACCACAAGTGTGTTGCTGATTATTTGCGAGATATTTGCAAGCTAGTAGCACTAGACCCAGTTTCGCGGTAAAGTGCAGTTCAATTTTGAAAGGTTGCGCATGCGCGCACAAGTGCGGCTACACATTTTGGACATGGTGAGAATGACAAAACAGTCAAGACAGCACGTTTCCTTATGCGTCCGTTGATTGGTTGCAGCGCCCCAGCGTCACTAAAAAGTTGAAAAGGTATAAACTTATTTTTTCGTCCCAGAAAACAACGCTCAAATCCCAAACTCTTTGCCGCACATTTGCTCATCCCCTAGCCTAGATCATATTTACATGGCTCTGTCCTCCCTCAATCCCTGGGACCGTCTGAATACTACCATACTATTTAGTATGCaagaaaaaaaattgttatGTACAGTATGCTGAATGTGCATATGTAATAGCACACTTATGATCACTGTGAATCATATACCATTTGTATTACAACAATCAAACCACCACCacaatacattttttacatgtttattttattttgtaacaAAACAAAATTGAGCTGGACCAGCTCAGACTCATCGCTACAAATGAAGATGAACCACGTTCCTGAGACCGGTCTTCTTCCATGGTGGATAGACAAATGTCCACAGATAACAAGTAGCAATAGTTTGACTTTAGTAGTCAAGGGCAGGTTCTCTGGTATTCCAGAGTCCATTCACGGTCCATCTGTATGTGAATATACATTGTCTTTGCAGGTCTTTGCAACTCAGACCCTCCCAGGGTTGTGAAACTTTCCGGTGAAGCGtccattgtttttcaagtcGAATGGGCTCAGTACCTTCCTTATGCCCAACATGTTGGAGCGTACGATTTCCTGGAAGGTCCAGGGGTTCTGGTTGTTCTGCAccatctctgcctcctccttcttcaTGGCTTCCAGGGTTTCCCTGCTCATCACCTAGACGAGAACATAGATATTGGAATGAAGAAGCGTCTAGACTTAATCCAAATTCTACATCAAcaacaaagaaaagaaagagtaaAAGGAATTTGTCTCCCAAAAGATGGAGATTAACCTCCAACACCACTGAGCCACTAGACTAATCTTTACCTTGGCAGGAAAGGGCAACTTTTTAGCAACCTCCTTCAGAATAGGCTCTACCTCTCCCAGCTCTAGCCTGCCCCCGACCTCCACAATCAGGCGGCCATATTTCACTGGGGTGACATAGTGGTCGATAGCTCCCTTGCCCCCACCCATGCGTTGTCCCAGGCCCTTGCGAGTGATGGGCTTGTAGGGGGAAAAGATGCGCCAGCGGGCAAAAGTGGTGCGGGGATCCATCCGCCGGTTAATAGTCAGACGCATCATCTCCAGGTGGCCCCAGTGGAGGTACCCCCCTCCCAAGGCCTGAGCAAAGGGAGAAGAAAGAATGCATCAGCTGTAGTTTGCCTTTTCCAATGATTTGGCATCTGTACCAGCTACCAATATTAAGCCTTCGCACGCATACATACCACTATGGCATATTGGCCTTTAGAGAAGGTGCTCCCTCCTTTAGTAGGACCCTGGATATCCCGGAGCTTCTTCATCTCCTTCTTGGCCTTCTTCAAGTTAGGCACCTTGTTCATGAACTTGAGTTTGGGTCGTTCAGGCAGCACTACATCTAGATGAGGAAGGAGAAAAGGGTCATGGGTTTGGCCCAGAGTCCAGAGAAATGAAGCAAAAAATAAAGAGTGCAAACCTTGACTGGCATTGCAATTCACGGAACGTAAGAACAAAGAACGTACCATGATGAGTCTGTTTTTACCAACGTGTTGCCCATATTTCTCGTAATAGGATAATGATATAAGGTGCTCGCTGTATCTAATATACACTTAGATTTACTGTGAGTAAATGGGTGGGAGGGACAGGGACCAATGAAGCTTGATTAGTAAAGTGTAGATTACCGCTGTAGTCAGGTGGAATCTCGTACGTCTTCATCCCGACCGAGAGAACCTTCACGTGATTATGCAGACCACCTGTACAATGTGTGACACAATATGCAGATACACCAACCACACTTTTAGAACACATTCCCAAAATATAGTATTCATTTTATCATGTCGGTTAACAGTAACTGTATCGTTAGCCTAGTTGACTTTGGTTAAGTACAAGCTGGTTAGTAGTTCTAACGTTATAAGCGTTAACATTGACTAGACTTGAGATTACTACCTTGGAGCCCCGCAATCCTACCAGCTGTATTGGTCACTCCGCAAATTGCGGATTTGATCAAGGAAATCatgtcttttcctttttttatgtGATAAAATCAGACTACTGTTTAAATTATTATATGAACCATCTCCAGCTAATAACGACTGTTTATAGACAAGAATCACGCATTGTGCAAGGTCGCCACCATTCCAAGTACGATCAACATCCGGTACGCTGATAAAACTACGCCGTGTACCAACAATTTCCTAGAAATGCTAACTCCTTTCTAAATGCACGATTAGATCTAGTTTTTGTTGAACATTTCAAAGAAAATGATTTATTCAAGACAAAATAGGATTACTTTTCCTTGTTCCTCATGTAATGATACCATATCAAAACAATGGATTAGCTTACATATTTTGCAAAAGACTTGTCTAGTCTGACTTACTCAACTCTAGTCGGTGATGTGCCAATTTGACCATGGCAGTGGGGTTGGGAAAGTGATTGCACATTGTTTTCAGCTTGTTTCAGCTTGCTAAATTGAAGAAATTTTAGCAATAAATAAGTGCCTCAACTTGCTTTCATTTGCATTACGCACAAAAAGAGTTTAACAGTGCCAATTGTGCTTTGCTTGTCCTTTCTTTAAGTGATGAATAGACAAGAAATTAAAGAACAGTCAGTCCCTTCCCTTCCATACTACTTCTCTGACAATGGCCACCTGCTTCACACAGACTCCAATGATCCTTACAGGTATCTGTTCAGACGTGGTGATCCTGAGGCTAACCAGAAAGAGGACCAGGCTTTGTGTTTCTTCATCACCCATCATGTCCAACGACTAATGGAGGAGAACTTCACCCTTCACAGGTTCTATCTCCCAACTGAGCCTCTAAGTGAAGGCCTCAGTCAGGGCTTTGTGTACCTGAGCTCTGGAGCTCTAGAACACCCAGACAAACTGCTGGTGCTGATCCAGGACCAGGGCACTGTGCAGTGTGGGCTGTGGAGCTGGAGGGCAGTGGCCCATGAGGGTGTGGAGAAGGGCAGCCAGATCCCCTATGTACGGAGAGCCCTTGAGGAGTCTTACTCTGTGCTGTTGATGAACCCAAATGAAAATGGTAATAATGACAGAGGGGAGTCAGCCAGTTGGCATGTGCGCAGCGTGTGGGACCACCTCGTCatgcactgcgctgaccagcgcATTGTTGTGGTTGCCCATGGATATGGTGGACTGGCATTTGTAGATTTGCTATGTCGGCGTTCACAGGAGGTGCAGCACAAGGTGTGGGCTGTGGCTTTCCTTGACTCCTCCCATAACATGTGGCACCAGCCATTAGGGGACGAGGCACGTGATTGGCTGCAGAGCTGTTCAAGGCGGTGGGTACCGAGTTCAAAGCCTCTGAACCAGAATGTAGGTTCCATTAAAGCGGGGGGGCTGCAGGTGTCTGCCGGGACCCAGAACCAACGCACTGTGCCTGCAGTCTGCATGGAATCAGTGTTCCAGTTCTTCTCCAAGAAGCTGCAGCCCATACCTCCCACAGCCTTCAGTATTGTCACCAGGAGCAGGAGTCTGGGGCAGGGGAGCAGCACACCTAACGCTTGAGCTCAAATGAACACCTAGAAGCCTGGACCCCATCCAGCTCAAGACCCGGGAATCATGAAGTATAGCCTCATAATAATCCTCAACTGACGGATTCTTGAACATAATGCATTTAAAAATGATAAAACTTAACTGCGATTAGTTTTGTTTGTTGATTTTCTGTGGATAGTAAATTCATACAGAGCATTGATGGAGATATTTAATACACATttgcaaacatgacattaaCCAAATTATCAAACAAAACAATGCAtttataatacaaaataaatggaaaatCCAAGCAGAAACAATACAAAGTCTTTGAAGCAGCTAAAAGTATGAAAAACTCTTCTTTTTACTTTGTTATTTCCACAGGAAACATAACAGATGTTAAACAGTTTAAGGCCTTTGCATTAGTTTTGGGATTGTCAAACATTACACCTGACAAAGTGAGTTGAACCCAGCTCTACTGTATGAATGTCTAGTGCATTAGAGACGTCCAAATCGAGATATTAAGTCTTCTTGAAAAGTGACACTATTAAATGTACTCTGCTATCCAAAGACCCACACTAGATACCGTGGTATAAGAGATCATATTTAGGAATATTCTGTGGGTCGATGGGACTCTGGACAATCATCTTCCCTCTCATAGCTCCCCTGTAGATCACCTCGATCAGGTCAATGA includes the following:
- the mrpl16 gene encoding 39S ribosomal protein L16, mitochondrial codes for the protein MISLIKSAICGVTNTAGRIAGLQGGLHNHVKVLSVGMKTYEIPPDYSDVVLPERPKLKFMNKVPNLKKAKKEMKKLRDIQGPTKGGSTFSKGQYAIVALGGGYLHWGHLEMMRLTINRRMDPRTTFARWRIFSPYKPITRKGLGQRMGGGKGAIDHYVTPVKYGRLIVEVGGRLELGEVEPILKEVAKKLPFPAKVMSRETLEAMKKEEAEMVQNNQNPWTFQEIVRSNMLGIRKVLSPFDLKNNGRFTGKFHNPGRV
- the si:ch73-41e3.7 gene encoding cotranscriptional regulator FAM172A homolog; amino-acid sequence: MNRQEIKEQSVPSLPYYFSDNGHLLHTDSNDPYRYLFRRGDPEANQKEDQALCFFITHHVQRLMEENFTLHRFYLPTEPLSEGLSQGFVYLSSGALEHPDKLLVLIQDQGTVQCGLWSWRAVAHEGVEKGSQIPYVRRALEESYSVLLMNPNENGNNDRGESASWHVRSVWDHLVMHCADQRIVVVAHGYGGLAFVDLLCRRSQEVQHKVWAVAFLDSSHNMWHQPLGDEARDWLQSCSRRWVPSSKPLNQNVGSIKAGGLQVSAGTQNQRTVPAVCMESVFQFFSKKLQPIPPTAFSIVTRSRSLGQGSSTPNA
- the LOC124474693 gene encoding centromere protein Q, whose protein sequence is MKPARGSQRPPSQAPNSKSKEPAEKRRHQKDPLRPGTSNQVKHTKPQKRKVSASKKVKGQENWKPMSVSSITALENMLDLSILSVIDRIRTEKEEVQKHLNTLKKRFLASCVELPVPVQKRGEIVHASRQHQEESKKSTQGKQTLATLEENLRAVVNTLEQMEEQTASLDHECSKLRQQLEENEAAQEVLLSQREALNLPPLPPRKDSQPTLQEKLLDLIPKADRGATALRLGTALQNGPIQNTMTLMKHVHRHTDHLLPPPAHLTNSNG